The following proteins come from a genomic window of Triticum aestivum cultivar Chinese Spring chromosome 6A, IWGSC CS RefSeq v2.1, whole genome shotgun sequence:
- the LOC123127608 gene encoding F-box/kelch-repeat protein SKIP30, whose amino-acid sequence MVECTMVSTLLDGLPNEVALQCLARVPFVSHPILQLVCRSWRASVRNGELLNVRNQIGATEELLCVLAFEPENIWQLYDPRRDKWITLPVMPSQIRNIARFGVASVAGKLYVIGGGSDRVDPLTGDHDTIFASNEVWSYDPLHRLWAQRAPMLVARAMFACYALDGKIIVAGGFTNCRKSISEAEIYDPEADTWKSLPDLRQAHPSACSGLVFKDKMHVLHKGISTVQILEDGGNYWAVEDYSWLQGPMAMVGGELYVLSNSCIRKQHGENFPDKMVPCASGFQSRIGFGMIGLGDSICLFGGVIGPGPRNQCIKPLSDVDILNVASERPTWRQGSPMTRCRGSIAGCALLKI is encoded by the coding sequence ATGGTTGAGTGCACGATGGTATCGACCTTACTTGACGGTCTTCCTAATGAAGTGGCTCTCCAGTGCCTTGCACGTGTCCCGTTTGTATCCCATCCTATTCTTCAGCTGGTTTGCCGCTCTTGGAGAGCATCTGTTCGCAATGGGGAGCTTCTCAATGTTCGGAATCAGATTGGGGCGACGGAAGAACTGCTATGTGTGTTGGCATTCGAACCTGAAAACATTTGGCAACTTTATGATCCTCGTCGAGACAAGTGGATAACTCTCCCTGTCATGCCATCTCAGATTAGGAACATTGCCCGTTTTGGAGTTGCCTCTGTTGCTGGAAAACTCTATGTAATTGGTGGTGGCAGTGATAGAGTTGACCCCCTTACTGGAGACCATGACACAATCTTTGCGAGCAATGAGGTCTGGTCTTATGATCCTCTCCACCGCTTGTGggcccagagggctccaatgcttGTAGCtcgagcgatgtttgcttgttatgCATTGGATGGGAAGATAATTGTTGCTGGGGGCTTTACAAACTGCCGCAAATCGATATCAGAGGCTGAGATTTACGATCCTGAAGCTGACACATGGAAGTCCCTCCCTGACCTCCGCCAGGCACACCCCTCTGCATGCTCTGGTCTTGTCTTCAAGGATAAGATGCACGTATTGCATAAAGGGATATCCACAGTCCAGATTCTCGAAGATGGCGGTAATTATTGGGCTGTTGAGGACTACTCTTGGCTGCAAGGCCCAATGGCAATGGTTGGTGGAGAGTTGTATGTGCTGAGCAATAGCTGCATTAGGAAGCAGCATGGTGAGAATTTCCCTGATAAGATGGTTCCTTGTGCATCAGGATTCCAAAGCAGGATCGGCTTTGGCATGATTGGCTTAGGGGACAGCATATGTTTGTTTGGTGGAGTGATCGGCCCTGGGCCAAGAAATCAGTGCATTAAGCCATTGTCTGATGTTGATATCTTGAATGTCGCAAGCGAGAGGCCAACCTGGCGACAAGGATCACCGATGACGCGTTGCCGAGGGAGTATCGCAGGCTGTGCTCTGCTGAAGATCTAG